A segment of the Candidatus Latescibacter sp. genome:
GCGCAGTATAGCCCAGGAGGGCGTACGGCCCCCCGATGAACGATTCGCTTCCCGGAAAGATGAGGGATGCTTCCTCAAGGCTGCCTGCGGCGGGCAGGGAAAACCCGTCGTCCAGGGCGGTCAGCGGCTCTAAGGAGAGAGATTCACCGGCAAAGGAGAGGAAAAACGCCAGGAGAAAGATCAGTCGCACGCAGTTTCTCCGCACATATCTCTCAAAATGCATGACGGGCAATTCTCTCTGGTTTGAGGGGTGCATTGGCCGGTTATCCCGGGCCTTACGAGGGCGAAATCATACCGGACAGGGTCTTCCGGGTCGAGACGGCGCAGGGTGCGTGTTATATCCAAAGCCATTTTCCAGTCCGGGGATCTGCGTCGGGTCAACCTCAGGAGCGCCGCCATACGGGCGATGTGGCGGTCTATCGGGATAACCAGCCGCGAGGGGGAGATGAACTTCCAGAGGCCGAAATCAACACCGTCCGGCCCGCGGACCATCCAGCGGAAATACATGGCCGGTCTCTTGCAGGCGCTGCCGTCGGCCGGGGAAGGAACGAGGTAGGAAATGCCGGCCCGGGCGCTCTTTCGCTTGCATTCTTCACTGTATGTTCCGCAAACCGCAGAGGAGAACCGCGACAGGACGCCCTCTATGGTTTCCTCAGCCGGATCGTCCAGTTTTTTCACAAGGGCGCCGATGGAGCCGTGCTCGCGGAGCATGCTCCCCGCCGTGAGGAAAAGAAACGAAAGGTCTTCCGCATCGGTCCAGCGGTGCTTCCATCCTTTGAAGAGGGAGCGCGCTTTTTCCGCAGTAAGGCTCTTGGCAAAATCCGCCGGAGACCTTCCTGTATGTGAAAGCGCCGCGCGGGCGCTTCGCCGTATCTGGCCCGCATTTCCATACCCGATGGCGGAAACGATGAATCCGGCGGTCTCGATGTCTTCCGCTGCTGTATATTCATGGACGATTCCCACCGGATCGGTGTCGAGATATCCGGCGCCGTATTCCGCGGTAAGTTTGTCAAGGCATTGTTTGAGAGCGGCGAAATCAGGCAAAGGAAATTCCTCCATCAAGGGTTCTTTGTCGTCTTCTAAAATCTACCTACAAGCCGATAAGGTGTCAACAAACATATTCAACGGGCGCTTCAGTTCAATCTTCAGAACTAACAAATCATGATTCCGCCTGTTCTACTATCAATTTTTTCCCTATATTTATCGGTTATTCGGTATTTTCAATCCGCGCACATCAGCGTAATCCGCGGCTTACCGTTTTTTTATTCGAGGCTCCATAATGCCGAGCCAATTCCCGGCTTTTACCATCGAATCCCTTGCCTATGGCGGCGACGGTGTCACACACCTAGAGGGCAGAGTCATGTTCGTTCCCGGCGCATTCCCGGGGGATGTTGTCCGGGTACGGACGGCGCAGGACAAGGGAAGCTACCTCCGCGGCGAGCTTCTCGAAATTGTCTCTCCCTCGCCCGACCGTGTGGAAGCCGCCTGCCCGTACGCATTACGGTGCGGTGGGTGCCAGTGGCAGGAACTCTCCTATCCGGCCCAGCTTCGCTGGAAGCGGGCGATCGTGGAGGAGTCCCTGCGCCGTCTTGGCGGAATCGAGGGAATCGAAGCAGAGCCGTGCATCCCTTCACCCCTTGAATACGGCTACCGGACTGTTGCCCGGTACCCTGCGCGCCATGTTTCCTCAGGATTAGTCATGGGATACCATGAGCGGAGGTCTCACCGGATTGTTGATATCGGCGCCTGCCCCCTTGCCGGAGAGCGTGTGAACCGGATCGCCGATTTCATACGCGCCCTTCCCGGTATGGAAACCCTGGAACTGCGCGAAATCACCATCCAGGCCTCGCACAACCTCCCCTCCGCACTGGTGCGGTTTACCCTGGGAAAAGCGACAGCCTGGATTGATGCGCTTGCGGAGCGAATGCTCGCCGATATTGATGGCCTTTCGGGAGTTACCTTTTACCTTGAAACCTCCCCCGGGCAAACCCGGCTCTTCCGCAGCTTAGGATCTCCTTTCCGGTACGAGCGGGTGAAAGAGCGGACATTCCGAATTGAGGAGCGCTCCTTTTTCCAGATCAACATGCCCCAGGCGGAGAACCTGGTCACCCTGGCAGGAGAGATGCTTCAGTATCGAGCGGGGCAGGTTCTGGTGGACGGTTACGGCGGAGTCGGCCTCTTTTCTCTGAGCCTGGCGCCTCCTGACGCCACAGTCTACCTGTTCGATGCCTCCCCCTTGGCGGTCGAGGACAGCCGGTTCAACGCCGCTGAAATGGGATTTCTCTGTTTCACCGGACTGGTCAAAAACGCGGATGCCGCTTTTTCTGTAACCGGCCCCGCCGACCGTCTCATCATCGACCCCCCGCGCACCGGCCTCGGACTTATTGCGGTGGATGAGATGTGCAGATTCAAAGCCGAATGTATTGTATACATTTCCTGTAATCCCACCACGCTTGCCCGTGACATCAAATATTTCTCCGGGCGGGGATATCGGGTAAAGAGAATTGTTCCGGTTGACATGTTTCCCCATACGTACCATATTGAGACTGCAGTGGAGATGGAGCATACATGATTTATCGTAAAGGAAGGGATAGGACTGAGCGGCGCGGATTCCCGGGAGCGCATGGAAATGCATGAGAAAGTGTCATATTTTTGTCTTCCGTGACAATACCGAAGCTCTTCGATTCTGGGAAAAAACTGGATGGAGCCGCCGTATGGAACTGGTAATATATTCTCGCGATACTGGTTAAAATGTACGTTTATTGTGGCCATCCTCTAGATTTTTAAATCAATATTTTGTAACTCTTTATGATGCTTATCTTTCCACAAAAATATATTCTTGAAAATATTATCGGGTTCAAGTCCTCTTGAAAGACTAATCCCCCCTGTCCTTCGGACATCCCCCCTTATTAAGGGGGGGAATCATATTATCAGGCAGCTTTTACCCCCTTAATCAGGGGGTCGCCGCTTTATGCGGCGGGGGGATTTTATCTAAAGAGAAGATAAGTGATATGGCATATCTATCGCCGAATAAAAAATGGGGGATGGCCAGAAAGACTTTTGCCTGCTTGACATGCAAGGTAAAATTTGGTATACTTGCATTCTGAAATAACTCAATTTCTCGTATATATGCAGCATCTCTCGATAATCCCGGAAGCCTGCCAGGATTAAGAATACAGAATTCATGATGTCTTACCTTATTCCATCCACGTTAAATCCACTACCTATATATAAGGAGATTGTATGAACCGTAGGATGACAACCATTGACGGTAATTCTGCTGTTGCTGGTGTAGCGCATGCAACAAATGAAGTGATTGCTATTTATCCGATCACTCCTTCTTCTGGTATGGGTGAAGTGGCTGATGCTCTGAGCGCAGCCGGCAACAAAAATATCTGGGGAATAATCCCGGAAGTGGTCGAAATGCAGTCTGAAGCGGGAGCGGCCGGTGCGGTTCACGGCGCCCTTTCCACCGGAGCGCTCACCACGACTTTCACAGCCTCCCAGGGCCTTCTCCTCATGATTCCAAATATGTACAAAATAGCCGGAGAGCTTACACCGGCTGTTTTCCATGTCTCAGGCCGTGCCCTGGCAACCCATGCGCTCTCCATTTTTGGCGATCATTCGGATGTCATGTCCACCCGCTCGACCGGTTTTGCCCTTTTCTGTTCCGGAAGTGTTCAGGAAGCGCAGGATTTTGCCCTGATAGCCCAGGCGGCTGCTCTCGAATCACGTATTCCGTTCATCCATTTCTTTGATGGATTCCGTACCAGCCATGAGTACACCAAAATTGAAGAATTATCCATGGACGATATTCGCGCCATGATCGATGATAGATTCGTATTCGCACACCGTAACCGCGCCCTCACTCCCGACCGTCCAGCCATCAAGGGTACGGCTCAGAACCCGGATGTCTATTTCCAGGGCCGTGAGACGGTCAACAAATTCTACGAGGCCGCTCCTTCAATCGTGCAGAAATGCATGGACAAGTTCGCCCGACTGGTCGGACGGCAGTACAAGCTGTTCGAATACTATGGCGCTCCTGACGCCGAGCGGGTAATCATGACCATGGGCTCCTCGACCGAGACTGTACATGAAGTGGTGGATTTCCTGGCTGCCAAAGGCGAGAAAGTCGGCGTGGTCAAGGTACGCCTGTTCCGGCCGTTCGATGAAAACGCCATGGTCGCCGCTCTGCCCAAGACTGTGAAAGCCATCGCCTGCCTGGACCGCACCAAGGAACCCGGAGCGCTCGGCGAGCCGCTCTATGAGGATGTCCGTACTGCCATAGGCGAGGTCATGGACGCCGGCTCAGTGCCGTTCTATAAATACCCGAAGATCGTCGGGGGCCGCTACGGCCTGGGTTCCAAGGAATTCTCGCCCCAGATGGTCAAGGGCATATTTGACAACCTGGCGCTGGAAATCCCCAAGAACCATTTCACGGTGGGTATCATCGATGATGTCACCAATGCGAGCATTGCGCCCGATGCCTCTTTCCGCCTGGATGACGAGGGTGTTTTCAATGCCATGTTTTATGGTCTCGGCTCCGATGGCACAGTAGGCGCGAACCAGAATACCATCAAGATCATCGGTGAGAATACCAACAATTATGCCCAGGGATATTTCGTTTACGATTCCCGCAAGGCCGGGTCGCTTACCACTTCCCATGTCCGCTTCGGCCCCACACCGATCCGCAAACCTTATCTGATCGACCGTGCACAGTTCGTGGCCTGCCATAACTTCTCTTTCCTGGAGAAGTATGACATGCTGGACAATATTGATGAGGGAGGCACCTTCCTCCTGAACAGCCCCTACGGGCCTGATGAGGTATGGGATAAAATCCCCGTAGAAGTACAAAAACAGATCATCGACAAAAAGCTCAGTTTCTACGTGATCGACGGTATCGATCTGGGACACAGACTGGGACTGGGCGCCCGTATCAATATGATCATGCAGACAGCGTTCTTTGTCATTTCCGGTTTCATGGCGCAAGAAAAGGCTATCGAGCTGAT
Coding sequences within it:
- a CDS encoding class I SAM-dependent RNA methyltransferase, producing MPSQFPAFTIESLAYGGDGVTHLEGRVMFVPGAFPGDVVRVRTAQDKGSYLRGELLEIVSPSPDRVEAACPYALRCGGCQWQELSYPAQLRWKRAIVEESLRRLGGIEGIEAEPCIPSPLEYGYRTVARYPARHVSSGLVMGYHERRSHRIVDIGACPLAGERVNRIADFIRALPGMETLELREITIQASHNLPSALVRFTLGKATAWIDALAERMLADIDGLSGVTFYLETSPGQTRLFRSLGSPFRYERVKERTFRIEERSFFQINMPQAENLVTLAGEMLQYRAGQVLVDGYGGVGLFSLSLAPPDATVYLFDASPLAVEDSRFNAAEMGFLCFTGLVKNADAAFSVTGPADRLIIDPPRTGLGLIAVDEMCRFKAECIVYISCNPTTLARDIKYFSGRGYRVKRIVPVDMFPHTYHIETAVEMEHT
- a CDS encoding TIGR02757 family protein; the protein is MPDFAALKQCLDKLTAEYGAGYLDTDPVGIVHEYTAAEDIETAGFIVSAIGYGNAGQIRRSARAALSHTGRSPADFAKSLTAEKARSLFKGWKHRWTDAEDLSFLFLTAGSMLREHGSIGALVKKLDDPAEETIEGVLSRFSSAVCGTYSEECKRKSARAGISYLVPSPADGSACKRPAMYFRWMVRGPDGVDFGLWKFISPSRLVIPIDRHIARMAALLRLTRRRSPDWKMALDITRTLRRLDPEDPVRYDFALVRPGITGQCTPQTRENCPSCILRDMCGETACD